Genomic DNA from Synechococcus sp. UW179A:
AATAATTCTCGAGTCAAGTGGAACCCTGATCGAGAATGACCACTTTGTGCATACATCAGGCGACCGTGGCGCTAGATGGGTAGTGAAGGGTCTTATCAATCTGAAGCCCGAATTAGCCTATCAACTTGGCCAATTAATTAGCCAAGAAATTAAGAATCACGGCTTGCAACCTAACACTATCTATAAACCTAAAACTGGAGGGTTGGTTTGCGTTCAATACACAGCACTGGCACTTGTCAGTCGCTGCATATTCACTGAAAATGCAGTCTACGAACAAGGGGAAACTATTAACTTCGAAATTAAGCGAGGTTACACCGAAATCCTCAAAAATCAATCTGTTCTGATTATCGACGATATTATCAACACAGGCTTTTCAGTGCGCCTAACCTATTAATCCGTTATACAAGCAGAAGGACAACCTCTTGAGATTGCCACCTACCTAAACCGCGAATATGTTGGTGCCGGTAAGTTGGGAGTGGAGAATTTTGTTTTCCTCTACAAAATTCAATGTCAGCCTGGCCTGAAATGAAGCGTTCGCCCTACAAGCCAGCCAAGCCAGTGACTATTCAGCACGCACAAGGGGCAGAATTCAACAGACAGCGGCAAAGCTTTTAAAGCTGAAAAGCCATAAGATCATTGCGCTCCTAGAGATTCTTGGCTTGATCCACAAGGGTTGCTGAGAATTCCTGAAAAGCAACAGCTGCATCTGCAGGGCTTGAATTGTATTTTGATTCCCACTGGTCGACCAGGGCGCGCATGTCTTGCCACATATCGACCATGGCGAGTGGGTTAAATCCGGCGGGCTGAGATGAAGTATCGGGCATGGATGAGGATGGACACCGGACAGCCTCCTTCTAATTGATCAGCAGCGAAACTGCTGAACAGCTATTCCCAGCAGCAACAATCAGCGATCTCAGATCAAATCAGCTCGACTGTCCCGCGAAGAGTCATGATCAAGACAACTTCTGCCCTGATTCATGTCCAGAGCCACACAACTCTTCAAAAAGCTCGACAAGTTACTTAGCAAGCACGACACCTTTGGAGACACCCCGGAAGCATTTGTAGATGAAGTGCTACGCAAGCTTGATGGTCCAATCAAGGCCATCCATGACAAGGACAAGCCAGATCACTGGGCTGCCATCTACGTGGAACGAGACCGGGCTCGCATCAAAACAGCCGTGCTCAACAAGGTGATGGACCGCAGCCCGCAATGAAACGCAGAAAGACAGTTCCTGATCAAACTTCGGCTCTTCTGGCATCAATGATCCGGGCCAATTCCAGCATATATCCCGCAGTGCACCAGCGGCCATGGCTGCGAGCACGGTTCTCCCCGTCAGAGCGGATCTCTGCCGTTTCGGCCATCAGCAGGTCCAATTCACTCTGAGGGAGGTCATAGAGCTCCTGGAGTTCCACCTCACGACCCAGCAGATGACTGCGAAACCATTTACGCACCTGTTCCTGAAGTGGGATCTCTTGTGACATGCAACCGAAGCAGCAGAGACCATTCTGGCCACTGAACCAATGTTCAGGACTCAGCTAGCACGTTTCAAAAACTTGCTCATTGAGCTAAAGCTCGTTTGATTGATGCAGATACCAACAATGGATGACACGCGTTCTGAAGGACAACTGGCTTTCACTAGCCATTGCATCACTGTGTCTCAGTGGACTGCTATGGCTTGAGGTAATCGCCGGCTAGTACCTGGAGCACTTCCAATCACCGCTGACATAGGACAAAATCGGCCATGACAGAAATGGCTGCATGTTGCTTGCATTGCTTCTTTCAGGACCAGTCACACCTCCGATGCCACCCTTGGAAAGGCAAACGCCCGAGCAGGAGGAACAGCAAGGCCTGCAATTAGAGACCTTTCAGCTGAATATCGATCAGCGGGGATTCAATTGCTCAGCAGGGGTCTTGGGCACAGGGAACAAAGCACCTCACGCTTACAGCACGTCAAACAATACTTTCGAGAGCGAGCTACAAATTCACGCCGCTCGCTGCAAAACACGCTTCTAGAACATATCAGCTCAGAATGATGGCAAATCAGCAAAAGCAATCGACATGATGCAGTTCTATCGTTTTAACTTCAGAGTGGCTCATCCGGACCTGGCAGAGGCCTCCTACTCTTGCCTTTAGGCAACAATGATTTCAAAGAACCAATCATG
This window encodes:
- a CDS encoding phosphoribosyltransferase family protein, with product MHTSGDRGARWVVKGLINLKPELAYQLGQLISQEIKNHGLQPNTIYKPKTGGLVCVQYTALALVSRCIFTENAVYEQGETINFEIKRGYTEILKNQSVLIIDDIINTGFSVRLTY